The genomic DNA TCCTGCAGGTTCTTGAGCCGATCCGAGTCGATCACCATCTCGCCCCGGCCGAAGCCCTGCATCACCTCACCCGCCTCGTCCAACACGGGGGTATGCGTGCCGGTGAGCACGTCCGTGAAGGCCGCGTCCGCCGCCTGCTTGTTCTTGCCCGCGAGCGCGAAGCTGTAGGTGTTCTCGCCCGTCTTCTTCACCGTGAGCCGCCAGGCGTTGCGCGCCAGCGCCTCGGTGTAGGGACCCCACACCGCGGTGTCGTCGGTGAGGGTGGTGGGGGTGTGCTTCGTCACCCGGTTCAGCAGCGCGAGGGTGGACAGCGTGGAGCCGTTGATGAACGCCGTGGTGCCGCGGGTGAGCTGGTAGAGCTCGCTCGTCTTGTCCTTCTCGAGGGGCTGGACGCCCTCATCGGACACGAGGGCCTGGCCCTTCCGCTGGGGCTCTCCCACCTCCACCATCTCCTGCGTGGGCAGGGCGGAGCGGAACTGGGTCTCGGCGTCCATGCGGCCACAACCCGTGAGCACCAGTGCGGCCAACAGCAGGTTCTTGCGCGTCGTCATGTGTCTCTTCCCCTCGGATGGCCCGCCGGCCGTCATGGCCGCGCGGGTCGTTCGCTGGAAGGACACGGCAGGGCTCGAAAACAGAAAAAGGACCGTGCGGATAAGTAAAAGCGCAGGAATTTCAAGTCCTTGGAGGCTGGCCTGACTGCTCTCCGAGCGGACTTGGCCGGGGTTGGGGCGCCAATAAGTCCCGTTCCTACTTTCCCCACATGGAAATGGAAAAGCGAGACTCCAATCATCCAGGTGAGATGGGAATCGACGCCTCGCTCGCCGAGCGACAGCGCCACCCCGAGGAAATCAACGCCCGAGGCCGTGCCGTCGAGGTCCTATTGGACGCCGGCGTGCCCTTCCTGGTCGGAGGCGCCTACGCCTACTCCACCTATACAGGCATCTACCGGGACACGAAGGACCTGGACCTGTTCCCCCGCAAGCACGACGCCCAGTTGGCGCTCAAGGTCTTGGAGAAGGACGGCTGGCGCACCGAGCGCACCGACGAGGCGTGGCTCTACAAGGCCTGGCGGGGCGACTACTTCGTGGACTTCATCTTCTCCTCGGGCAATGGCGTGGCCACGGTGGACGACGAGTGGTTCGAGCACGCGCGCAAGGCGCCGGTGTTCGGCCACGAGTGTCTGGTGTCCCCGGCCGAGGAGACCATCTGGTCCAAGGCCTTCGTCACCGAGCGCGAGCGCTATGACGGCGCGGACATCAACCACCTCATCCTCAAGATGGGGCATGGGATGGACTGGGTGCGCCTGCTGCGCCGCTTCGACCGGTACTGGGAAGTGCTGCTCAGCCACCTGATGATGTTCCGCTTCGCCTACCCCTGTGAGCGGGACCTGGTGCCCACGTGGCTGATGACGGAGCTCATGTCGCGCACGCTCGACACGCTCAAGGAGGGCAACTGGGGCGAGCGACTGTGCCGCGGCACGCTCATCTCCAAGGTCAACTACATGGTGGACATCAACCACTGGGGCTACGGGGACGGCAAGTCCTGGGACGAGCAGCAGCGAGAGAAGGGAGCGGCACGTGGCACGGGATGCGAGCTCGAAAATCCGTTTGGCGGCGGTCGGTGATCTGCACTGCCGCGAGGATCAGCACGGCCGCTTCCGGCAGCTCGTCAAGCAGGTGAACGCGGAGTCGGACATGCTGGTGCTCTGTGGCGACCTGACGGATCGCGGCATGGTGGAGGAGGGCAAGGTGCTCGCCGAGGAGCTGTCGGCCCTGCGGGTGCCGGCGGTGGCGGTGCTCGGCAATCACGACTACGAGCACAACCTGGCCAAGGAGATCTGCGGAGAGCTGTCGCGCGCGGGCGTGCACATGCTGGACGGCGATCACTTCATCTTCGAGAAGGTGCTGGGCGTGGCGGGCGTGAAGGGCTTCTCGGGCGGGTTTGGCAACGCCACGTTGCAGTCCTTCGGCGAGGGCCAGACGAAGGCCTTCGTGCAGGAGGCGGTGCACGAGTCCCTCAAGCTCGAGGCGGCGCTCAGCCACCTGGACACCCCGAAGAAGGTGGTGATCATGCACTACGCCCCCGTGCCGGAGACGCTGGAGGGCGAGAACCTGGAGATCCGCCCCTTCCTGGGCACCAGCCGCCTGGCGATGCCCGTGGACCACTATGGCGCGGAGGCCGTCTTCCATGGCCACGCCCACCATGGCTCGCCCGTGGCGAAGACGAAGGGCGGCATCCCCGTCTACAACGTGGCGATGCCCCTCATGACCCGGCTGCACCCCGACCAGCGCTTCCTGCTGCTCGAGGTGTAGCCCTTTCAGGGCGTGCCGGTGGCGGCGGGCGCGCGCTCCAGCAGCGCCTCGAGGGTCAGGGGCAGGCTGTCGATCGTCTGCTTGTTCAGCTCCAGCACGTCCTCGGACGAGCCCCGGCCCCAGACGCGCTGGGGCTTGCCCGGCACCGGCGCGCCCA from Melittangium boletus DSM 14713 includes the following:
- a CDS encoding nucleotidyltransferase; its protein translation is MGIDASLAERQRHPEEINARGRAVEVLLDAGVPFLVGGAYAYSTYTGIYRDTKDLDLFPRKHDAQLALKVLEKDGWRTERTDEAWLYKAWRGDYFVDFIFSSGNGVATVDDEWFEHARKAPVFGHECLVSPAEETIWSKAFVTERERYDGADINHLILKMGHGMDWVRLLRRFDRYWEVLLSHLMMFRFAYPCERDLVPTWLMTELMSRTLDTLKEGNWGERLCRGTLISKVNYMVDINHWGYGDGKSWDEQQREKGAARGTGCELENPFGGGR
- a CDS encoding metallophosphoesterase family protein, with product MAAVGDLHCREDQHGRFRQLVKQVNAESDMLVLCGDLTDRGMVEEGKVLAEELSALRVPAVAVLGNHDYEHNLAKEICGELSRAGVHMLDGDHFIFEKVLGVAGVKGFSGGFGNATLQSFGEGQTKAFVQEAVHESLKLEAALSHLDTPKKVVIMHYAPVPETLEGENLEIRPFLGTSRLAMPVDHYGAEAVFHGHAHHGSPVAKTKGGIPVYNVAMPLMTRLHPDQRFLLLEV